A segment of the Lolium perenne isolate Kyuss_39 chromosome 3, Kyuss_2.0, whole genome shotgun sequence genome:
CCCAATTCCCCAATCCAGTAGCGACCGAGGGGTGAGGCCGACATGAGCCACCGCCGACCCTTGCCGTTGTCGCCGGAAGTCGTGCATCCGCTGGATGTCGACGATCTCCTCCATGAGATCATGCTGCGCCTCCCGCCgcagccgccctacctcctgcgtGCGTCCATCGTCTCCAAGCGCTGGCGAAGCCTTGCCACCGACCCCAAGTTCCTCCGCCGCTTCCCCATCCACCACCAAAAGCCGCCCCTTCTAGGCGTCTTCTCATGTACTAGGGGCGGCATTTCGTTCAGTTCCACTCTGGACCCGCCCTACCGCATCCCTCCTGAGCGCTTCTCCATGCGCCCACGTATCAGATCCAGCCAGATGTGCCTGGACGTCCGCCACGGACGCGTGCTCATCAACGACGACATGCGGAGTCGGGTAATTGTGTGGGACCCCATCACTGATGACCGCCGCGTTGTGGCCTTTCCGCCGCAGTTCAGCCACATGGGGATACACAGTGGGGCGGTGCTCTGTGCCGCCGGTGACCTGGGGCACGTGCATGGCGCCTGCCACTCAAGCCCTTTTAAAGTGGTTGCGATCATCAGCAACGAGCACGACGATGATGATCTTTCggatgaagatgatgattatgaacCAGAAGTATTGGCTAGTGTTTACTCCTCCGAGACTGACATGTGGAGCGATCTAATCTCAACAGGTATTCTGGGCAGGGGTATTGACATCTCTCTTCGCAGCACACTTGTTGGTAACACCCTTTACTGGCTGCTGGAAAGCACTTTCATGCTTAAGTTTGATTTGGAGGCACAGAGAGCAGCTGTGACCGGGAGGTTTCCTGGTGCTCCTCGCGGTGGCAATCTTCAGATCATCCAGGCAGAGGATGGCACTGTTGGTTTTGCTGCTTTGTGCGGCTTCCATTACCACCGCTGCTTGCAAATCTGGGACAGGAAGATTGATTCTTATGGATTTCCCACGGGCGTGTTGCGGAAGACTGTTGAACTGCAGAAGATTCTTGGATTGGAGTCTACGATTGATGGCAAATCATATATACTGCACTATATGGAGGATGTTAAGGCAATCTTATTGCAGGTGCACTCATCTGTCTACATGATTCAGCTTGAATCATTGCAGCCTAAGAAACTTTTCGAAATCACAGATAATTGCATCTATCGTCCTTTCACAAGTTTCTATGCCGAAGGTAACTACTTTCTCGTCTGCTCGTCTTAACATTGCAGGACTCCTAAATCCAATTATTTTTCATAGGAATAACCAGTGTACTTCTGAACTGTTAACTATCAACTGAACTTTTTTTTAATGAACTTATAGCCTTGTTGTCTTTTATGTCTGTATGTTATCATTGAACTGCGGGCGTCTATGTTACTACCATTGTAGTGTATTATTGTTCACCTGCACACAATTAAATACCCAGCACAAGCCACATACAAGGTGGAAATTGGCAACAATCAAAGTACAAAGGTTACTTGAGTTGGAGACTATGACAAACGAGCAATTTAGCTGGGCAGATTTGGGGAGTAATACAGTTCTATTTGGACGCTCGGTACTTGTTTGAGTTTTTTTTATCACTGCTGATCTTGGTATTAACCGTAAATCTATAATATCTATCGTACCTTATAAAATAAGTAGTGTAAGTACTATTCTATTTCTATCTGTTTGTTGAGGAGTTGTCATGCAAGTGCTTGAATGTGGGAGGGCTTGAAATAAATATATGTGATAGAACATTTATTCAGTCCAGCATGGTGTGACTGATTTTTCCACATGTTATCATTGCTGTGGTCTTGGAAGGTGGTCTGCGTATTCGTCAGTTACTGAAAGGATCATTTGTATGCGTCAGGAAATAGCAAGCTTACAGAAGATGGAATGCCATTTATGTTGTTAGCCATTTTTATGAAATTTCTATTGTTAGCTGGGCTCTGCTGTTTCTCTAGCTGTGTCTAATATAGTAGGGTTATATCAGACTATGTATGAGATAAACAGTAATATAATATAAGATCATTGATTTGTATACTAGCTGATGCCACATCGTAGAATTAGGATTTACATGTCAATACACACCAGGTATATATTTTTTAtgaacatgatttttgtggttgctGCTGCCTATAGATATAAAATCATGATGACTATAGATAAAACAAAATTTTATCGATGTCCTCTTCTTGTACATGTACATCAATTGTGCTGATCGGATACCATGAGCTGCCTTAGATTTGAAGTAGACAACAGAAGCACTAAAAACTTATGTTTAAGCACCTGGTGTGTCACATCGGCAACTTGACTGCAGGTTGAATATAATTGGCAACTGGATAGAAGCATCTGGTGTATCTACCGAACTACCACTATAATTACAGTTGATCGTCTTTGTACAACTACTACATTACATTTTATTTTCAGCATGAGCCACATAAGAAGTGAAAATTGACAACAAACAATCTATGAAGTAGACTTTAACTGGAGTATCTTGTATGTCAAATGGGAACTTTATTGGCACATTTGAATAGTTGTGTTTCTCCTGTTAATAATTGTTTTTGTAAGATAGTGTTTATCATTGTTGATCTTGCTATTAATCACACTGGTATAGATGTTTCACTATTTCATCTTTTGTTGAAAAGTTAGTCTTCCATGTGACTGCATGCCTTAAACTGTACACTTGCCGCTTTTCCGCATTTTCAGTTGTTCAGTCCAATGTGGTTCTGAATTTTCATGTGTTATGTATGTTGTAGTCTGGATAAGTGGTCCACATATATGTCAGGTCCTGAGTCAAGAATCATCGCGCGAGAGATAGAATTATATTTGTGTTAGCTTTTTGACAATATTTTTGTTGTTAGCAGGATGCCCCGATATATATGCCTTATTTTCCTTGATGTGCTGATTTCTGTAGGGTCATATTGGACTATTTAAGAGATTAACTAGTAATACTATAATATGAGAACAACTGGGTTTTTTTCACGTGTCATGATTGTTGTAGTCTTAGAAGATGGTATGTGTATTCGTCAGTTGTTAAAAGGGGCATTAATATGCATCAGGAAACAGTAGCCTACAGGAAATAGAAgccatttttataaagcttttgttgTTAGCTGAGAGTTCTAATTGTGGTATCCTCTAGTTGTGTCCCATACTGGTTATATCGGACTATTGACAATATAAACCAGTAATATAATATGAGACCATTGATCTGTGTACTAGGTGATGTCACGTCGTAGAACTAGGATTTACATATCAATACACACCAGCAATATTATTTTTCGTATGAACCTGAATTTTGCTGTTGCTTATGCCTATAGATACGAGAGAAGTTTATTGCTGTCTTCATCTTGTACATGTGCATAATCCAGTGAAGTGGTTTTATCGCTAGAGCTGCCTCAAATTTGAAGTAGACAAGAAACACACTAAAGGGGTGTCAAATTGGCAGCTTGATTTGCACATTGAAGCTTAAAACTAGTTGCATGTTCTCATCTAAAAAATCTGCCGGTACAGGATTATTTTGTATTTCAGGTTGCTAGTTTGTTCATGCTGATCTTCCTCTTTTATAGCTttctaatactccctccgtctcatgaAACTTGTCTAGAATTTGTCTAAATCTGTATGTATCTACACACATAGTAGatagtgtctagatatatccaaattttgacaaatctaagACGACTTtcgtgggatggagggagtagtattttACCTATTAGTGTTCAAATGTTCTGGCTAAAAATAATGAGCCACACTGCTGAATTAACTAATGTAACATGTGTTTGTGCAGAGGTGCCATTAGCAGTTTGAAGCAGGAGCAGCTTATCCCTGGATGATGTGCGCAGCCTGGGATGCGACTGAAGTCTGATTATTATGGCTACATGTACTGCAGCTGTCCTGCGGAAATCAACTAATATGTTGACTGGCGTAGTgcttcatctatctatctatctatctatctatctatctatctatctatctatctatc
Coding sequences within it:
- the LOC127344268 gene encoding uncharacterized protein, whose translation is MSHRRPLPLSPEVVHPLDVDDLLHEIMLRLPPQPPYLLRASIVSKRWRSLATDPKFLRRFPIHHQKPPLLGVFSCTRGGISFSSTLDPPYRIPPERFSMRPRIRSSQMCLDVRHGRVLINDDMRSRVIVWDPITDDRRVVAFPPQFSHMGIHSGAVLCAAGDLGHVHGACHSSPFKVVAIISNEHDDDDLSDEDDDYEPEVLASVYSSETDMWSDLISTGILGRGIDISLRSTLVGNTLYWLLESTFMLKFDLEAQRAAVTGRFPGAPRGGNLQIIQAEDGTVGFAALCGFHYHRCLQIWDRKIDSYGFPTGVLRKTVELQKILGLESTIDGKSYILHYMEDVKAILLQVHSSVYMIQLESLQPKKLFEITDNCIYRPFTSFYAEEVPLAV